One segment of Brassica napus cultivar Da-Ae chromosome C3, Da-Ae, whole genome shotgun sequence DNA contains the following:
- the BNACNNG61640D gene encoding uncharacterized protein BNACNNG61640D isoform X1, whose protein sequence is MNFNQKAHPDCVYSDNPFHECASACLEKIAQGHVKKKTKKQGLKTLSFSGSFGRKKKESYPQPLSPLSARPYQNGGGSFGNANFPKVHHAVAAPVAVKNKTVSDTNKSFSSSSSDDFFKHKPEKKLSQIIPLSPKKMHPLKVDTGKPVSPKPGKQEGEIEAGVETTLFNFLNSPIPHGKESSDDDEEEESNNEIGVELDLESVMSDTIVSVGKYRVRSGLAAILKAIIEKHGDIAQNCKLESGSMRSRYLECLCSLMQELKSTPVGKLTKVKVKEMLAVLRDLESVNIEVAWLRLVLEEFARSQEDVESEKERQESLLKAKREELEAQEADLVRMEEEVAEARLRIEETRDLVVEMESEWVRMEKMGFKIEKFKGKTFIDELL, encoded by the exons ATGAATTTCAATCAAAAAGCTCATCCGGATTGCGTATATTCAGACAATCCTTTCCATGAATGTGCTTCAGCTTGTTTAGAGAAAATTGCTCAAGGCCATGTCAAGAAGAAGACTAAGAAGCAAG GTTTAAAGACTCTTAGTTTCTCAGGGAGTTTTGGTAGGAAAAAGAAGGAATCATATCCACAACCACTTTCACCGTTATCTGCAAGGCCATATCAAAACGGTGGAGGCAGTTTTGGAAACGCTAATTTTCCCAAGGTTCACCATGCAGTTGCTGCACCTGTAGCTGTGAAGAACAAGACAGTTTCTGATACGAATAAGTCTttctcctcttcatcatctgaTGATTTCTTTAAGCATAAACCGGAGAAAAAACTCTCTCAAATCATTCCTCTTTCCCCCAAAAAAATG CATCCTTTGAAGGTTGATACAGGCAAACCGGTATCACCTAAACCGGGAAAACAAGAAGGGGAGATTGAAGCAGGCGTTGAAACTACATTATTTAATTTCCTAAATTCTCCAATACCGCATGGAAAAGAGagcagtgatgatgatgaagaagaagaaagcaacaATGAGATTGGAGTAGAGCTCGATCTTGAGTCAGTAATGTCTGACACTATTGTCTCTGTCGGGAAATACAGAGTGAGATCGGGTTTGGCAGCAATCCTGAAAGCTATCATCGAGAAACACGGAGACATTGCTCAAAACTGTAAGCTGGAGTCGGGGTCAATGCGGTCTCGTTACCTCGAGTGTTTATGTTCGTTGATGCAGGAACTGAAGTCAACCCCGGTCGGGAAGTTGACCAAAGTCAAAGTCAAAGAGATGTTGGCAGTTCTCAGAGACTTGGAGTCAGTGAACATCGAAGTGGCTTGGCTGCGTTTGGTTCTTGAGGAGTTTGCGCGGTCTCAAGAAGATGTAGAGAGTGAAAAAGAGAGGCAAGAGAGTTTACTGAAGGCTAAGAGAGAAGAGCTTGAAGCTcaagaagctgatttggttcGGATGGAGGAGGAAGTGGCCGAGGCGAGGTTGCGGATTGAGGAGACACGGGACCTGGTGGTCGAGATGGAGAGTGAATGGGTGAGGATGGAGAAAATGGGATTCAAGATTGAGAAATTTAAAGGGAAAACGTTTATAGATGAGCTTCTGTGA
- the BNACNNG61640D gene encoding uncharacterized protein BNACNNG61640D isoform X2 yields the protein MNFNQKAHPDCVYSDNPFHECASACLEKIAQGHVKKKTKKQGLKTLSFSGSFGRKKKESYPQPLSPLSARPYQNGGGSFGNANFPKVHHAVAAPVAVKNKTVSDTNKSFSSSSSDDFFKHKPEKKLSQIIPLSPKKMVDTGKPVSPKPGKQEGEIEAGVETTLFNFLNSPIPHGKESSDDDEEEESNNEIGVELDLESVMSDTIVSVGKYRVRSGLAAILKAIIEKHGDIAQNCKLESGSMRSRYLECLCSLMQELKSTPVGKLTKVKVKEMLAVLRDLESVNIEVAWLRLVLEEFARSQEDVESEKERQESLLKAKREELEAQEADLVRMEEEVAEARLRIEETRDLVVEMESEWVRMEKMGFKIEKFKGKTFIDELL from the exons ATGAATTTCAATCAAAAAGCTCATCCGGATTGCGTATATTCAGACAATCCTTTCCATGAATGTGCTTCAGCTTGTTTAGAGAAAATTGCTCAAGGCCATGTCAAGAAGAAGACTAAGAAGCAAG GTTTAAAGACTCTTAGTTTCTCAGGGAGTTTTGGTAGGAAAAAGAAGGAATCATATCCACAACCACTTTCACCGTTATCTGCAAGGCCATATCAAAACGGTGGAGGCAGTTTTGGAAACGCTAATTTTCCCAAGGTTCACCATGCAGTTGCTGCACCTGTAGCTGTGAAGAACAAGACAGTTTCTGATACGAATAAGTCTttctcctcttcatcatctgaTGATTTCTTTAAGCATAAACCGGAGAAAAAACTCTCTCAAATCATTCCTCTTTCCCCCAAAAAAATG GTTGATACAGGCAAACCGGTATCACCTAAACCGGGAAAACAAGAAGGGGAGATTGAAGCAGGCGTTGAAACTACATTATTTAATTTCCTAAATTCTCCAATACCGCATGGAAAAGAGagcagtgatgatgatgaagaagaagaaagcaacaATGAGATTGGAGTAGAGCTCGATCTTGAGTCAGTAATGTCTGACACTATTGTCTCTGTCGGGAAATACAGAGTGAGATCGGGTTTGGCAGCAATCCTGAAAGCTATCATCGAGAAACACGGAGACATTGCTCAAAACTGTAAGCTGGAGTCGGGGTCAATGCGGTCTCGTTACCTCGAGTGTTTATGTTCGTTGATGCAGGAACTGAAGTCAACCCCGGTCGGGAAGTTGACCAAAGTCAAAGTCAAAGAGATGTTGGCAGTTCTCAGAGACTTGGAGTCAGTGAACATCGAAGTGGCTTGGCTGCGTTTGGTTCTTGAGGAGTTTGCGCGGTCTCAAGAAGATGTAGAGAGTGAAAAAGAGAGGCAAGAGAGTTTACTGAAGGCTAAGAGAGAAGAGCTTGAAGCTcaagaagctgatttggttcGGATGGAGGAGGAAGTGGCCGAGGCGAGGTTGCGGATTGAGGAGACACGGGACCTGGTGGTCGAGATGGAGAGTGAATGGGTGAGGATGGAGAAAATGGGATTCAAGATTGAGAAATTTAAAGGGAAAACGTTTATAGATGAGCTTCTGTGA